GCCCGGCGAAGGCCGCCCGGAGCGGGCCAAATGGGCTCCCATACCCCGCTGACTGGCCGTGATGTGCCGGGTTGTCATGTCTTGTCCGAATCACCGATACGGTAAGAATCAGATGAGGGAAATACCCTCCCGGCGGAATCGAATACCCCCGCGAGTGGTCCCCCAAACGGCTGTCGAATTACCGGCCGCAGATTGACCGCTCGCAGGGGTATTCCATTTCCTGCGGCGGGAATTCAGGCGATGCCGCCGCCGAGGGTCAGCCCGCCGTCGAGCACCAGGGTCTGCCCGGTGATCCACGAGGCCTCCGCCGAGAGCAGGAACGCCACCGCCGAGCCGACGTCCTCGGGGACGCCGAGGCGCTTCAGCGGGTAGTGCCGGACGACCTCCTCCTCGCGCCCGGCGAACAGCGCCTCGGCGAACCTGGTCCGCACCACCGCCGGGGCGACCGCGTTCACCCGCACCGTCGGGGCCAGCTCGAAGGCCAGCTGCTCGGTCATCTGGATCAGCGCGGCCTTGCTCGCCCCGTACATCCCGATCCCGGGGGCCGGGCCGAGCGCGCTCACCGAGGAGACGTTGACGATCGCCCCGCCGTGCTCGGCCAGCGCCGCCCGGTGCACCAGCTGGACCCAGGCCAGGGTCGACACCAGGTTGATGTCGACGATCTTCCGGGCCGCGTCCAGGTCCAGGTCCACCAGGTTCCCGTAGACCGGGTTGGTGCCGACGTTGTTCACCAGGTTGTCGAGCCGTCCGAAGCGCTCCAGGGTCCGCTCCACCACCTCGCCGCGGTGGGCGGCGTCGTGGCTCTTGCCGGCGATGCCGAGCGCGGACTCCTCGCCCAGCTGCTTCACCGCCTGCTCCAGGCTCTCCACGTCCCGGCCGGTGATCACCACCCGCTCGCCGCGGGCGACCAGCGCCTGGGCGACGGCGAAGCCGATGCCCCGGCTCGCGCCGGTGACCAGGGTGACCGTGGCGGAGGCGGCGGTGGGGGACTCACTCATGCGGTTGCTCCTGTGCGGGGTAGGGGAGGTCGACCAGGCGCGCCAGCAGGGCGCGGTGCCGGTCCGCGGTGCCGAGCGCGATCGACGCGCTCTTGGCCCGCTTGAGATAGAGGTGGGCCGGGTGCTCCCAGGTGAAGCCGATGCCGCCGTGGAGCTGCACCGCCTCCTCGGCGGCGGTGACCGCCACCTGCGAGGCGAAGGCCTGGGCGACCGCGGCGGCGACCGGGGCGTCCGGCGAGCCCGAGGCAACCGCGTCCGCCGCGTTCCGGGCCACCGCGCGCAGCTGCGCCACCGCGACCCACAGGTCGGCCAGCCGGTGCTTGACCGCCTGGAAGGAGCCGACCGGCCGGCCGAACTGGTGCCGGACCTTCACATAGGCGAGCGTGGTCTCCAGCGCCCACTCGGCGACGCCCAGCTGCTCGGAGGCGAGCAGCGCCGCGCCGGTGGTGAGCGCCGCTTCCAGGGCGCGCTCCGCCGCCGGGCCCGAGGCGAGCAGCCGTCCCGGCGCGGCCGTCAGCCGCAGGTCCGCCAGCGGCCGGGTCATGTCGAGCGAGACCACGTCCGTGACCTCGGCCGCGGCCGCGTCGACGGCGTAGAGCGCGGGGACGCCCCCGGCGTCGCGGGCCGGGACCAGCAGCAGGTCGGCGGTGCGGGCGTCGGCGATCCGGCCGACCGCCCCGTCCAGCCGTCCGCCGTGCGCCGCGACCGCGGCGGGGAAGGCGCTGCCGGGCGCGGTGGCGAAGGAGACCACGAGCGCCGCGACCCGCTCGCCGGCGGCGACCGGCGGCAGCAGTTCGCCGTCGCCGAGGGCCAGCAGCGCGGCGGTCGCCAGCACGGAGCTGCCGAAGTAGGGGACGGGAGCGACGGCGCGTCCCAGCTCCTCCAGCACCACGGCGGTCTCCCGCCAGCCGGCCCCGGCGCCGCCCCACTTCTCCGGCACGGCCAGCCCGGTGACGCCCAGTTCCTCGGCCAGGGCGCGCCACAGCCCGGTGTCCACCGGCTGCTCGCTCTCGGTCCTGGCCAGCACCTCGGACTGCGGGGAGCGGGCGGCGAGCAGCGCCCGGACGTTGGCCCGGAGCTCCTGTTCCACCTCGGAGTACAGCAGGTCGGCGGTGTGCTCGGCGGCCCGCCCGGCCGTTGCTTCGGTGCCGTTCATCGGGGCAGGTCCTTCCATGCGACGTCCTTGTCGACCCGGATCTCCTGGGGCAGGCCGAGGACCCGCTCGGCGATGATGCCGCGCAGGATCTCCGAGGTGCCGCCCTCGATCGAGTTGCCCTTGGCCCGCAGGTAGCGGTAGGTCGGGGTGCCGCCGGTCATCGAGGGTGCGGTCGGCCGGCGGAACGACCAGTCGTCGTGGACCAGGCCCTCCTCGCCGAGGAGCTCCAGCTCCAGACCGGAGATCTGCTGGTTCAGCCGGGCGAAGGCGAGCTTGGCGGCGGAGCCCTCGGGGCCGGGCGCGCCGCTCGCCAGCTGCTGGCGCAGCCGTTCGCCGGTGAGCCGGGCCGCCTCGGCGTCCACCCAGAGCCGCAGCAGCGCGTCGTGCAGTCCGGGGGTGCGCAGCTCGGGCCGCTCCCGCCACTCCGTCGCGAGCAGCCCGATCAACCCTCCCACCCGTCGCCCGCCGCCACCCTTGTCCGAGTCGCTGCGCGACGCACCCTCCCTGGGTTCGGCCTGGCCGCCGATGGCGACCCGCTCGTTCATCAGGGTGGTGGTGGCCACCCGCCAGCCGTCGCCGACCGCGCCGAGCCGGTGCCGGTCGGGGATCCGGACGCCGGTGAGGAAGACCTCGTTGAACTCGGCCTCGCCGGTGGCCTGCCGCAGCGGCCGGACCTCGACGCCGGGGGCGTGCATGTCGCAGAGGAAGTAGGTCATGCCCCGGTGCTTGGGCACGGCCGGGTCGGAGCGGGTGACCAGGATCGCCCAGTCGGCCTCGTGCGCCAGCGAGGTCCAGACCTTCTGCCCGTCGACGATCCAGTCGGCGTCCTCGGCCCCGTCACCGGAGCCGTCGCGGACGGCGCGGGTGCCGAGCGCGGCGAGGTCGGAGCCGGCGCCGGGCTCGCTGAAGAGCTGGCACCACACCTCCTCGCCGGTCCAGAGCGGGCGCAGGAAGCGGCGGCGGATCTCCTCGTCGCCGAAGGCGAGGATGGTGGGGGCGGCCATGCCCAGGCCGATGCCGTGCCGGCCCGGGTCCAGCACCGGCGCGCCGGCCGCGGCGAACTCCTCGTTCACCAGCTGCTGGAGGGCGCGGGGCGCACCGAGCCCGCCGAAGCCGGCGGGGAAGTGGATCCAGGCGAGCCCGGCGTCGTAGCGGGCTCCGAGGAACTCGGCGACGGGGGTGGTCGCGGGGTCGTGCGTGGCGAGCAGTGCCTGGACGGCGTCGCGCAGCTGCTCTGCGGTTCCGGGGGGTGGTGCCGTGCTCATGCGTTGGCCCTCTCGGCAGTGAGTGGGGGCGGGCGCACGCGGACCGTCGAGCGGTCCGGCGCTCGCACGCACGATCTTCCCACTAACTGCTACTGGGGGGTAGGGCTCGGCTCCGGCGTCGCCGTGTCACCGCTCACGTTGACTGTGGAGCCTTTCCAGGTCACGCCGGTCGCGCTTGGTCGGGCGGCCGGCGCCGCGGTCGCGCAGCGCGACCGGGGCGACCTCCGCGCGGGAGGGCGGCGGAGGGCTGTTGTCGACGAAGCACTCGGCGGCGACCGGGGCGCCGACGCGCTTGCGGATGATCCGGGAGACCACCACGATCCGCTCGTACCCGGACTCGCGGAGCCTGACCTCGTCCCCCACCCGGAGCACATAGGCGGGTTTCACCCGTTCGCCGTTGACCCGCACATGGCCGCCCCGGCAGGCGGCGGCCGCCAGCGACCTGGTCTTGGTGAGCCGGACCGACCAGATCCAGCTGTCGACCCGGGCGGTCGTGGTCTCCTCGTCAGCTGCCATGGGACGACCCTAACGCCCCATGCGGCGGCCGTTGCCCTGGCCGCCCGGGGCAAAGCCAGGTATATACATGACAAAGAATGGTCTAACGAACAGTCAAGCTTCCTATATGCCACCCCAATTCAGGGTGGCATATGGGTGCACGTCGTCAGATCGACCCGGCCACAGTCAGGGGATCCCATGCGACACACCGCTCGTGCAGGTCTCACCACGGCGGCGCTCGGCGCCGCCGTCGCGCTCACCGCCTCGGCCTTCGTGCCGGGAGCGGCCGCCACCGCCGCTGTCGCAGCCGCCGCCCGTCCGGCGGCCCTGCCACAGCCGGTCGCCGCCGCGATCGGGCACCGGATGACGGCGGGACAGATTCCGGCGCCGCTCACCCTGGCCCAGTGCCAGGCCCAGTACCAGGCCTCCTGCTACGGCGCCGACCTGCTGGAGGACGCCTACAACGAGCATCCGCTGTTCCAGCACGGCATCACCGGGGCCGGCCGGACCATTGTGATCGTCGACTCCTTCGGCTCACCCACGATCCAGCACGACCTCGACGTCTACAGCAAGCAGTTCGGCATTCCCAGCACCAAGGTCGACGTGGAGCGCTGGGGCAACGTCCCGCCGTTCGACCCCACCAACACCGACATGACCGGCTGGGCCGAGGAGACCACCATCGACGTGGACATGGCCCACGCGATCGCCCCCGGCGCGCACATCGTGCTGGTGGAGACCGGGGTCTCGGAGGACGAGGGCACCAGCGGCTTCCCGGAGATGATGGCCGCCGAGGACTCACTGATCAAGCACG
The Streptacidiphilus albus JL83 genome window above contains:
- a CDS encoding SDR family oxidoreductase; the protein is MSESPTAASATVTLVTGASRGIGFAVAQALVARGERVVITGRDVESLEQAVKQLGEESALGIAGKSHDAAHRGEVVERTLERFGRLDNLVNNVGTNPVYGNLVDLDLDAARKIVDINLVSTLAWVQLVHRAALAEHGGAIVNVSSVSALGPAPGIGMYGASKAALIQMTEQLAFELAPTVRVNAVAPAVVRTRFAEALFAGREEEVVRHYPLKRLGVPEDVGSAVAFLLSAEASWITGQTLVLDGGLTLGGGIA
- a CDS encoding acyl-CoA dehydrogenase family protein, encoding MNGTEATAGRAAEHTADLLYSEVEQELRANVRALLAARSPQSEVLARTESEQPVDTGLWRALAEELGVTGLAVPEKWGGAGAGWRETAVVLEELGRAVAPVPYFGSSVLATAALLALGDGELLPPVAAGERVAALVVSFATAPGSAFPAAVAAHGGRLDGAVGRIADARTADLLLVPARDAGGVPALYAVDAAAAEVTDVVSLDMTRPLADLRLTAAPGRLLASGPAAERALEAALTTGAALLASEQLGVAEWALETTLAYVKVRHQFGRPVGSFQAVKHRLADLWVAVAQLRAVARNAADAVASGSPDAPVAAAVAQAFASQVAVTAAEEAVQLHGGIGFTWEHPAHLYLKRAKSASIALGTADRHRALLARLVDLPYPAQEQPHE
- a CDS encoding acyl-CoA dehydrogenase family protein codes for the protein MSTAPPPGTAEQLRDAVQALLATHDPATTPVAEFLGARYDAGLAWIHFPAGFGGLGAPRALQQLVNEEFAAAGAPVLDPGRHGIGLGMAAPTILAFGDEEIRRRFLRPLWTGEEVWCQLFSEPGAGSDLAALGTRAVRDGSGDGAEDADWIVDGQKVWTSLAHEADWAILVTRSDPAVPKHRGMTYFLCDMHAPGVEVRPLRQATGEAEFNEVFLTGVRIPDRHRLGAVGDGWRVATTTLMNERVAIGGQAEPREGASRSDSDKGGGGRRVGGLIGLLATEWRERPELRTPGLHDALLRLWVDAEAARLTGERLRQQLASGAPGPEGSAAKLAFARLNQQISGLELELLGEEGLVHDDWSFRRPTAPSMTGGTPTYRYLRAKGNSIEGGTSEILRGIIAERVLGLPQEIRVDKDVAWKDLPR
- a CDS encoding RNA-binding S4 domain-containing protein produces the protein MAADEETTTARVDSWIWSVRLTKTRSLAAAACRGGHVRVNGERVKPAYVLRVGDEVRLRESGYERIVVVSRIIRKRVGAPVAAECFVDNSPPPPSRAEVAPVALRDRGAGRPTKRDRRDLERLHSQRER